The nucleotide window TTGGTAATAATAAACGGACAATTAAAAATTTAAATATTTAGAAATTGAATCAACTAAAAAATAAAAACGTGACTCGCCAATTGGCTAAGGGTGGGCTAACCGGAATCTCCGGATACCTTTTATTAAAACCACTTAACCTGCTAACGAGCGTTCTTCTTGCAAGATTTTTAGGAGCTGATGGTTTTGGGCTCTACTCTCTTGGTTTAAGCATAAATGTTTTGCTAAATGTTTTTACCAATTTTGGATTTCCGCAGGGGATTGTAAAACTTTCCATAAAGTACCGGACTGAAGGCAGCAAAGAGAAAGTAAAAGGAGTTCTCTACTCCAGTTTGATTTTCTCGGTAAGTCTTTGTGCGTTGATTGTCATTACTCAGCTAATATTTGCCGAAGAAATAAGCAAAATGTTCTTTGAGAATGATTCGTTAGCAAGTGTAATTATTATCTTCGGTTTATCAGTCCCCTTCAATACTCTTTATACTTTCCCGGCAGCCTTCGCACAATCGTTCAAAAAAATAAAATACCAATCTATTATTCTAAATATTACCAGACCTTTAAGCTTTTTACTCTTCACGATTGTCGTTGTTTCTTTTAAGTGGGATCTTGACGCAGTACTTTATGCAAATCTAATTTCGACAATTGTAACGGCTATAATTGGATTTTATTTTATACTTAAGTATTTCCCTGAATTTTATCAAGCGAAAATTAAACCAATTTACGAGTTTAAAAATTTGATAACCTTCTCTATGCAGACTATGTTCACTGGTTTTCTGTCGATATTAATGATAAAAATTGATAGAATTATGATAGGTTATTTTTCAACTAGTTCGGATGTTGGGATTTATTCTGCAGCAGCAAACTTAGCAATAAATGTGACTTTTTTCCTCACTCCCTTCGCAATGATTTTTTCACCAATTTCTGCTGAATTATTTCATTTAAATAAAATAGACGAATTAAATAAAGCCTTTAAAAATGTAACCCGTTGGCTGCTAATTTTTACTCTCCCATTGTTTTTTATTTTCGCAGGCTTTTCCAAAGAATTGCTGTTAATGTTTGGGAAAGACTTCTCAATCGGAGGGACTGTTCTTATATTAATCTCTATTGCAGAATTGATAAATGTTTCTACAGGACCAGTGGGTATTTTGCTGAAGATGTCAGGACATCAACTTATTGATTTAAAAATTTCAATTCTTGTGCTGGTGATTAATGCTTCGTTGAATTACATTTTAATCCCAATCTATGGACTTGCAGGAGCAGCAATTGCAACTGCTATAGCAATTACAGTTACTCATTCGATCAGGCTGTTAATAGTATGGAAATATTTAAAAATTTTCCCTTATGACATAAATACATTGAAACCGTTTATTTCATTCTTAACGATGGGAATCATATTTTTTATTATTGTTTATTTTTTAGAGCCCGTTACATTGATAAAAATAATAATTGGTACATTTTCATTAGTTGGTTACACACTTCATTTCTTCTTATCGAAGAAAGATGAAGAAGATATTTTTATTTTGAACTCACTGAAAAAAAGATTGTCTAAAAAAGATAAACACAATAAAAAAAATAACTCCGATATTAACGAGTCTGAATAATTACTTTATAATTTAATAATGATATCTATCATTTTCTTAATATTAACAATTTTATTCGCTGTCTACATCCTTTATAGATCTAGAGAAGAATATGAGCTGCTGTTATTATTGCCTATTATAATCTCTACCAGTTTTTTTGGCTTCTCACCTTTTGAGATCAATATAAAAGGGCTTATTCAAAGCGACGATATTGCATTTCTGTTAATGTTTTTCTTAGTTCTTTTCTTTATTAAAAAAGATATTTATTTAACCTCACGTTCAGTTTTTTATTATAGGTATGGCTATCTATTTGTATTGCTATTAGCGTACTTTATTTTTGTCTATGTGCTATCTCTGATTCAGTATCAGGATTACACCGCCACTACAAAAATCTCGAGAATATTTTTTCACTACTTTGCATTTTTTGCTTATTATTTTATCATTGTAAGAATTGAAAAAGATAGAATTATTCGACTTTTTAATATAATTGAGAAAATTACCCTGGTTTTAACTTTATTTTTTATTTTAGACTCGGGCTTTGGTATCTCAATTTTTGCAGCTACAGATCAGTTCAATATCTATGCAGGGGATGTAGTTGAAAGAAATCTTGCAACTTTTCCTCTGTTTTCATTTTTCATTCTTGCACGATTAAGTCTTAAAAGAGAGGTCAATTGGTACAACATTCTGGGAATTCTAGGGATTTTATTTGCAGTATTTTTGCTCATTACTCGTTCCCTTGCAGCCGCGGCAATTATTATTTTATTTGCTGGCTTCTTTTTCAGGGATAAGGTTCTAATTAAGTCCGGTAAAATAAGTAGGTTAATAGCCCGTATAGCAGTAATCACCATTTTATTTACAGCGATACTAATTACTGTTTTTCAATCTCAGATAAAATATTTTGCGACAAAAGTTGAAGACATAACATCCGCAAGTAGTGTTGATGCAATAGTGGAAGGTACTTCTTTATATAACAGATATTTGATCATTGAAAGCAGAGTTTCCAAGGTGTGGGAGGTGAACCCATTCACAGGGTTAGGAATGTTACACCCGGAAGAAGCAAGAAAAGTATTTTATCCTGATCTTTTTATAAGAAGGCAGGATAAGCCTGGAACAGTGATTGTGGGTGATCAATCTTGGGGAAGTTACATCGGTAGTGTAGGATTTTTGGGTGTGCTTCTTTATTTACCACTGATGTTATATCCGCTATACTACCTTTGGAAGAGAAAAACTTTATATTCACTTAATATAGATTTCTAT belongs to Ignavibacteriales bacterium and includes:
- a CDS encoding flippase, which produces MNQLKNKNVTRQLAKGGLTGISGYLLLKPLNLLTSVLLARFLGADGFGLYSLGLSINVLLNVFTNFGFPQGIVKLSIKYRTEGSKEKVKGVLYSSLIFSVSLCALIVITQLIFAEEISKMFFENDSLASVIIIFGLSVPFNTLYTFPAAFAQSFKKIKYQSIILNITRPLSFLLFTIVVVSFKWDLDAVLYANLISTIVTAIIGFYFILKYFPEFYQAKIKPIYEFKNLITFSMQTMFTGFLSILMIKIDRIMIGYFSTSSDVGIYSAAANLAINVTFFLTPFAMIFSPISAELFHLNKIDELNKAFKNVTRWLLIFTLPLFFIFAGFSKELLLMFGKDFSIGGTVLILISIAELINVSTGPVGILLKMSGHQLIDLKISILVLVINASLNYILIPIYGLAGAAIATAIAITVTHSIRLLIVWKYLKIFPYDINTLKPFISFLTMGIIFFIIVYFLEPVTLIKIIIGTFSLVGYTLHFFLSKKDEEDIFILNSLKKRLSKKDKHNKKNNSDINESE